The Clostridium aceticum genomic interval AGCGTCAATGGAAGTTTTCAACTAAACATGTTAAAATATTGACAAAACATTAAAAAAAAGATAAGTTATTATTAAACACGTCAAACTTTGGGGGGAAGAACAATGTATCTAGATGATATTATTATCACTTACATACAATCCTGTGTTGCAGATAGTTCTAAAGTAAGATTTAAAGCAAAATTCAGTAGAGATATTGGAGATATCTTACCCTATGTCAATGGAGCTTTAAAGGATGTCATCTACAACAAAAACATACCTAGCTTGACCTTAAGAAAAGAGTTTAGAATCATTACTCTATATAAAGATCAACTAGCAGTATCAAAGGCCATCAATGAGACGGATGCCTATGATATTATCGATGAGCTTAAAGAACTCATCAATAATGTGCATGAATCAAGGGATAAAATTGAACCCTTAGATGAAATGCGTTCAAAACCTACAGCAATTGAAATTTATAGCTACTTACCAAAACAAAATTGCAGACGCTGTGGAGAGGTTACCTGTATAGCTTTTGCATCTAAACTGCTTAGTGGCCAACAAAATGTAAAAAGATGCTTACCTTTATATGAAGCTGACTATAAAGAAAAATTAGAGGTTATTGAGGATTTTATCCAAATGATGGGGTATTCATCCTAAAAATTATAAAATAAAAACGATTTCTTTATTGATTTATGACTAAACTGTATATATAAGGGAGAGGGACGAGGTGAAAAAGGTTTTAACGGTAAACTTAGGGCGAATGAAATATGGTGAAGCTTATGAGTTACAGAAGGAGTTACTAGACTATGTCCTTAACAATGAGGAACTAATAGGTATTTTTTTGCTGGTAGAACATCCTCCTGTATTTACTATTGGTAAAAGCGGTACCTATAAGGATTTTTTGTATTCTGTTGAGGAAATTAAGGAAAAAGGCATAGAAGTTTACGAAAGTGATCGGGGAGGAAAAATTACCTATCATGGTTTAGGACAAGTAGTAGGGTATCCAATATTGGATCTAAAGGAATTTAAGAAAGATTTACATTGGTACGTACACCAAATCGAAGAAACCATTATTGGTTCTTTAAAAGCCTTTGGGATAACTGCTGGCAGAAAAGACAAGTACATCGGTGTATGGGTGGAAAATGAAAAAATTTGTGCCATCGGCATTCGGATGAAAAAATGGGTTGCCATGCACGGTTTTGCTTTAAACTATAATACAAATCTAGAAGACTTTCATCTCATCAACCCCTGTGGAATTACGGAATTTAGTGTGACATCTATCAATGAAATAAATCCAAATGTAGAATATAATCAGGTTACTGAGGAGGTTAAAAAGAGTTTTCAGAAGATTTTTAATGTAGAATTGGTGGAAACAACAATAAATGAAGTGAGGGATTGTTATGGTAAATAAAAAACCTGAGTGGCTTATCAGAAGGCTTCCAGAGAAGGAAAGTTTGAATAAGATGGAGGAAATGCTGGTATCTTTATCTTTAAACACTGTCTGTCAAGAAGCTAAATGTCCCAACATAGGCGAATGCTTTAAAAATAAAACCGCAACCTTTATGATTTTAGGAGATATATGTACAAGACAATGCAAATTTTGTGCAGTTACAAAGGGTGAACCTACTCATCCAGACCCAGCGGAGCCAAAAAACGTTGCTAAAGCTGTAAAAAAGTTGGGTCTAAAACATACTGTAATTACTTCTGTGACAAGGGATGATTTAGAAGATGGAGGGGCAGAGCACTTTGTACATACTATAAAAGCAGTAAGGAAATATAATCCTAAAACTAGTATCGAGGTATTGGTTCCAGATTTTGATGGCAAAGAAAACTCTATCCAAAAGGTCATTGATGCTAAACCAGAAATTATTAACCATAATTTAGAAACCGTTGCTGCTCTATATAGTGTAGTAAGACCTCAAGCTCAGTATTTGCGATCTTTAGAGCTTTTACAGCGAGTAAAAACAAAGGATTCCTCTATTCTTACAAAAACGGGGATTATGTTGGGGCTTGGGGAAAAAGAGGAAGAGGTTATGGGACTTGTAGAGGATTTAGTCAAGATTCAATGCGATATTCTCACCTTTGGTCAGTATTTACGCCCTACGAAGGAACACCTTCCTGTACAGGAGTATGTTACACCAGAGAAGTTCCAGCATTATAAAGAAGAAGCTGAAAAAAGAGGAATAAAGTTTGTAGAAAGCGGTCCTTTTGTAAGAAGCTCTTATAATGCTGCAAAGGGCTTTGACACGTTGCAAAACCAAGAAAACCTATGATTAATCATAGGTTTTTATATTGGTGAGAATGTGTTCTGCAAACTTCTTTGCCTTATTTTCAATATCTGCAACCTCCAATATCCTTCCAGGATCATTTGCAGTCTCCATCATAGAGAAGTAGGGAGGCAGTCTAAAACCTTTGTTGATGGTGAGAGCATCAATAAGCTGTTCTGCTACAACATCACCACCAGAATTTCCTGATACAATGATAGAAAAAATAGTCTTATTATAGAAACTTATTTTTCTATAGAGAGCTGTAAGTCTATTAATCACTGCCATAAGATTTGCTGAAATAGAGTCATTGTAATTGGGACATATCCATAAAATTGCATCAGAGTTTTCAATAGCAGGCAGAATCTCTTTGATCATGATTCCCCCATAAAAGCAACTGCTTCGCAGGCCAAAGTGCCTACAGGTGTTATAAGTACACCCAATACAGTCTAGGACAGTCCCATTTTCTACATGTAGTTCTTCGATCTCACAGTGGTGCAAATGCTTCTTTACCATGTGCCATAACATTAAAGTGTTGGAGGTGCTTTTGGAGCTGGCATGCAGTGCTAAGATTTTAGGTTTTTTCACCATGGAGAAGTTTTGATTTAGCAACCTTTGACCTAAAATGGAGGATAGGTCTAAGGATATATCTTTTAAGGACTTTCTAAAAGTTTTTTGCCATGTGCGAAAATTACTTAAGGTAGCAGTAGCCTCCACCAATGGATGACCTATAAAAGTACAGCCTAATTGATTGGCTTTAAAAACAATAGATTTTGCCACATTTTTGGTATGGAGTTCACTAGCACTATGGATCAATAAGACAGCTGAAGCACCCGATAAAGCTTCATAGCCTTGAGCATAAAGGGAAGATAGTATTTCATATATAGGTATATTAATGCCTGATTGATCTAGTTCAATAGCAAAGATGATTTTTTTATCTCTTAAGTCAGGAAGATTGATATGATTCCTAATTGAAGTTACCTGATGGTTTTTCGTAGCAGCCTCTACCATATCGCACAATTGTTTAGAAACTTCCCCTGGCATGATTAAGTAAGTCATATAACATTCCTCAGGTGCTCATAAGTGCTTTGCAGCCTATTTAATAATAAATCAGGCATTAATAATCTTTCGATTTCTACCCCAGAGGGGTTTAAGCGATTCTTTGCCCCCATATAAACACCCCCCATATAGGTAGCACTATAATGCCAATCTCCTTGAAGGGTTGCCAAAATAGACAGACTGCCAGAGGATAGGGCAGGAGCGATGTAAGGTTTAAAGCCTATGTTTCTTATTTCTAGATTAGCAGTTTTGGCCTTATGAGTTAAATAAAGAGAAAGGCTTTCGTTATAGTCTGTAATACTATCGGCGATAATAAGTCCTTCTCCATGGGGTCCAAAGGCTCTCCCTTCTTTTAAAAAGTGGAGGGTTTTAGGGTTTGTTTTTGCAAAATAAAGGGCACGGGCATACATAACCCCAAGGCCATAGCCTCTAATTTGTTCGGGAGCAAGACCTTGGAAGTCAAAATTCCCTACCTCATTAGTATTACTGGCATCAAAAGCTATTTTACAAAGAAGATCTACCGGATCAGAAACAACCGCGAAGAGTCCCTTAAAACCAGTATTACGAGCTTTTTTAGCATAGGTTTTTATTATCTTTGCGTTTTCTTCAAGCTGAGTCATACGCACATCCTTTGCTTCCTTCCCGATAGAGGGAACGCCTTTAGCGATACAGAATACAAACATATCACAGTCAAAAATTTCATCTTCATTAAGAGGGGATACCTCTGGAAAATCAGCATTTCCTGGGGAATATACCTGGTTTGCCTCATAGCACCAACGTTGCACTTTATCCAATGCTCTGTCATAGATACCAATGCTGTCAATACATCCCCCTCCCAATAGGCGAAGACCAGTAAGGAGCGTTCCTCCTACATCACCTAATCCTGCAATATGTACCCTCCACTTTTGGGGAGGCTGATGAAAAAGTACTGTCTGCCAGTTAGGGAAGGCGGTATTTACCCCCATAACCTTTCTTTCCTGTACTTTCTTATATAACCAGCTGGGAAAACTCTTTTCCTGCCCTTGGTGAAGTTGCAGCAGGTGAACCCCTTCTTCTTTTAAATGAAATAAAGAAGGATCAGAAATACAAAAGGACTTTCTAGAAACAGATGGGTCCATGGAATATAGATAATAAATTATGCTATCACTCTGTTGTAGTTGTTTTTCATCTACTGCTTTAAATGTTGTGCACTCATGAAATGACAATAACAATTTATTTGAGTAGCTATAATAATACAACGTATCATCTCCCCCTATAAGATGTAGTGAAGCTATATTCCAGACGTTTTAACAACTCTAAATCTTTTTCAAGATGTGTAGAAGGATTTATATTAAAGTCATAGTACATATTTTTTCCCAAATCAGGAGAACGAGGATATAAAAACACCTCCCCCAATAGAGACAAAGTTAACTTTCTCTCGTTTATTTTTTGATAAGTTATCTCCAGCACCTTTAATATATCAAGAGCATTTTTTATACATATGAGAGAGAAGTTATAAAGATCAGTATCATTGGCTTCCTTAATAAAAGTAAGTGAGGTATAAGGAAGAATCAAGTTAATGGAGGGAAGAATATTCTTTTTAGGATAGACGCCTCTCCATAGGGTATCTCCGCCTATAAAGGGATACAATAATGCCTCATTAAACCATAAGCGAAGTTTAGGAATGAAGTAGGGACTATCCGCACTTCTATTTTGAATTTCCATTAACTCTTTACCTCTACCTGACAACATCCCTACAATAATCTTCTTAACTTGAATGTTCTCCTTTTTTAATATTGGATCTAATACCCTCATGCGGTAGCCTTTGTTCAGAAGGTCATCTACGAGGATTACTGGTCTGTTGAAGGAATGAATCATTCTAGCTTGTTTTACTAAATCTAGATAGTAGGGGAAGGGTCCTACTGTAAATTCTCTTATATCAGGATTAAACATTTTTTCAGTATGGAGAGTTTTTGTCACAGTATTTGGTACGATGGCTCTATTTAGTATGTTGCCAAAAGGAACACACATAGAAGGTCCTAGCTTCCTGGGCTGCAGAGGTACCGGAGGTACTTCATTCTCACGACAGATTTTTTTCACAAGGGCTTCCTCCACTAAGTCCCTATCCAAAGAAAGCAGTAAATGACCTGGATAAAGATTTACAAGGGCCCGTTGCAATCTTTTGCGAGTAGCTGCAACAATGGATTTCACATGTTCATTACTTCTAAAGGGCTCTTTAATAAGGGTTTGAATATCGAGGCTCAATGTACAAGGATTTATCATATTTACAGTTAAGACAGGTGGACTTCCTTGAGGACAGGGAAGCTCCTGAAATCCACTGAGCTTTAAAACCTCCAACAATTCAGGAGAAGTAGGATTTTCTATCTTATTGGCAAAAATGCCATAGCCATAGTCATTTTTTAGACAATATGCCATTGTTTCGGATAGAATGATTTCATATAGATCATCCTGCTTTGCATCCTGTCGAACAAAAATTCCATCTATCAGTATAATCCTTCCAGTATAGCCCTCACGAATACACTGAGAAATACGACTATCTTTAAACTCTTGATAGATTAAATCAGAGGGAATCCAATGAAATAGGGAATAGGCTAAAATCTTACCATTTTCTTTCACATCACGAATTAAAACAATGTGGGAATTAGGCTGCTGACCTATTTTTTCAATACTACTAAAAGCCCGTTGATAATTTTTATGGAAACCAGAGGCAAGAGTATTGATTAACTCATAATTAAAATTATGTCTAACATCGATATCAATAGAGACGGTTTGTATTAATGACTTGTATTGAGGTTCCCTTCTATATAGATTGTTGCTATATATATATTTTTGAGAAAGAGGGTCAATTAAGTTAGAGATATCTCTATTTTCATCAATATAATTTCTAATTTGTGTAGAACTAATATCTTCATACTGTGGTGGCAGATTTAACTTAATCACTGGTTGCTGTATGTTTTCTAAAGACTTTTCTAGGTCAAGAACTTTTTCATCACCAAGATCCTCACTTCGCCTCTCGAAAATGATATGAGGAAAAGTAGTAATATTACCTTCAACCGTAGGATTTTTATAAGCGGAAGCATTTAAAATCACATCGCTCCCTACAACCATATATACATCAGAAGGATAAAAGCTGGTTTTTAAACGATGTAAATCCTCAGGGTTTGCAAGGTTAACAGGAAAATCTTCCGGATAAATATACATATTCATTTCGTCTGCAATGGACATATGAATAATATTTTTTCTGATCATGCTAGGTTGAGTGCGTTTTGACCATGAAAACTCATCCACGGCAAGATAAACCTCAAACCCTAAATCTCTTATAGCTTTTGCAATTTCTTTGTGTCCTAAAGTAAAGGGGTCAAAGGAGCCAGGAAAAAAGGCGACCTTATTGCTGGTTTTTATTTCGATGTCCTTATATAAAAATCTATAATCCGCGATAAAACGATAAATATGATTTAAACCTGCTGAATTAGTAAGAAATAACAACTCACTTTCTTCTGCATCTGTTAGCAGTGTTAGGATTTTTTTTGCCACCAGCTGAAATATATAATATTTTTCCTCTAAAGTTAAAGTGTCCGTACCAAAAACATCTTTACCAATAACACTAAAAGAAACTTGTTTAATCTGAAGATTATGATGAACCAAGCCATTTAGTAAAATTCCTAATAGCTTTGATAAACGTTGTTCATAGATTTCTTGATTCTCCTTAAATGTTTCCTTATACTTTGGATAGTTAGTAATAAAAACCCCAATGGTTTTTAGTAGTAAAGAGTTAATCTGTGTATCAGCATGCTTGATCTTTTCAATAACATCCTCAATAATTTCATCTAGTTCTACAGGTTTGAGATAAATGATAATTTGCCCTAGAAAACTAGGTATGTATTTTGTAAACTGAGCACCTTCGATTTCAAGGGTGCGAAGTAATTCCACAGCAATATCGTTCCTTTGTTCCATAGGAAGGTGGTGGAATACCTTCACCAGTGCTTCTCCTGCTTCACATCTTACAGTTTCTACAGCACTTACCTTCAATAAATTACAAAAGTGCATGGCGATATAGAATTTATCGATGATGGCATCTTTAAGCGTATACTCCATAAGTAGTTCTACATGAAACTTTTTAATAATCCAACTGGTTTCAGTTTTTAAATTATCTAAAAACATATCAGAAATTTTACTAATATCCTGATAATGAAAGCTAAGGATGTTTTCTATAATAGCATCATCTAAGGATAAAGCCTTTGCCATTTTATAATGCAAGAAATTTTCCGCTGGAAGAGCAGTATATTGTACTTCACATAAAAATTTCTCTATTTTCCTATAAGCCTCTGATTCTTTGGAAACATATTGAAGCAAGTGGCTTAAAGTATCTAAGGCAGAAATTCGGATATTCTTGTAATCGCTTTGCAAGGTTTGCATTATATAATTTACTACAGTATCTAAGGCAGGTGTATGGGGGTCTAAAGGAATATATTTTAGTACTTCCATTAAAACAATCTTTACTTCTTCTTCATACTGTTCTAAATCATCATAGTATTTTAGCAGTACGCTTCGATATTCTTCTATCTGTTGTTGTGAAGATTTATTAAATAAAGAAGCTGCTAAAATGCCTATGTTATACCTTACCCATCTGCGGTGTAGAGGAATAACCTTATGATTAGGATATAGTAGAAGCTTTATATATTGATCTAAAATTTCACTACTGGTTATCTCAGGTTTTACCAGGGATAATCCTTCAGGAATTTCTTTGCGATAATTCTCATCAAAGATCGTAATCATAGCACCTATAATAGAGGCACATTGTTTACGGATATCCTCCTCAGGATGTGTCAACTTCTCATATAAAAATTTCATAGCAATAATTTTTTGTTTTTGAGTTAAATAGGTAGAATATTCTTGAAAGATGTCTAAATACTCCCTGATTACTTTGGCATCTTGTTCGGCTCTAGCAACTTCTATAATCTCATTTAAGGAGGTTTCATCCCGTAGTTTATACATTAAGTTGATATTATGACGGATGGCAATATACTTTAAATGATTTGAAATCTTTTTACCCTGCATAATAGGATAGTGTTTTTTCTCTTCGCTTAAGTCATCTTGTATCACTACAAGAGGATCAACATTGATACCCATATCCATCAATGCATCTTCAAAATCCTTCAACTTCATATAAACCCGATGATATCTTTTTTCTTTAGCTTCGTCCACTTGGTCTAGTTTATTTAGTATGGTTTCAAAAGCGTCCTTCAGACTAATCATTTGCATTTCCTGAAGACCATTTTCAGCAGTCATGTTTTTTATTCTGAAATCACTGTAAATTAAAAGGAGAGACTCGATGGATAAATTCTCTAATTCTAAGTCCCACACAGAATGATTTAATGCAATATGCCCGATATAGGGTATGTTATGATTTTTAAACCATTGGTCTGTATAATAATAGTGAAGATAGGCCACTCGCTTAGACTCAGAGCTTCTACATCCGAATTTACCTATATCGTGCCCTGCTGCTGCACCTGAAACCCTGCCTAAATCTAAAGGAACCTCCTTATTAAGCAATTGTTTAGCAATAAATACAGAAAGATAATGAACCCCGCATATATGGGCTAACGTATTGTGACCAACAACTTCATAATTTAACTTCATCATTTCATAAATGTATTCATCATGGAAAGCGTGAAGAAATGCATGATACTCATGAAGATTCATTAAAGGGTCTTCTTCTGCTTTAGTCAGTAGGTTTAAAGGAAACTTACTTTCAAAAGTACCGTGATCAAACAATTTTTCATATTGTGAAATTACCCTTAATGCTTTAAGATATAAATAACAGCCTTCATTTAGTTTTGTGTTTAATGTGATTTCTACAGAGTCGGGAAATGAAAGGCTAAGGGAGAATTGATAAATGTAATGAAGAGGATGAGACGGTGAGTTGTCTCCCCATAAAGCTTGAAGCATATCTTTACATAATTCAAATACTGCAGCACAGGTATAGTTATTTTCTACTAACATTGCTTCAAGATTATGAATAAAATTAGGATTTTCAAGATGTTTTTTTATTAATTCCTTTTTTATTGGGTGTTCTTCTAAAAAGTCTTTGTCTAGTAGTATTGTGCATAATTCACTATATACCTTTTGACTTTGCAGTGTATTCATAGACCTCCCCCTCACGATAGGATATTTATTAATAATTATATCCCATTCTTCTAGGGAATAAAGATAAATTTAAATTTTTTATGAAAAAAGCAGTAACATGTTGCTTGTCTAAAAAACTAGGAATAAAAAATTTAGATTTGTAATAAAAATGAAAAAGTAGGGAGGTGAAGTCGTGTTAGCGCAAATTTTATCACTATGTATTGCTACCACTATGTTAACACCAACAGTTGCAGACACAGTAGAAAATTATTCTATAGAAATGGAGGAGGATATCGTCATTCAAGAGGAATATGACTTTATAGCACCAGAAGATGTGTTGGAAGAAATACTTGAAGAAGTACTAGAGGAAGCAGAAAAAGAGGTCATAGAAGTAGAAATAGAAGTGTTAGAGGATATAGAAATAGAAGTAGAGAAAGAAAAAATAGACTATAAAGTAGTCCTTAAAGAAATAGGATATTATAAGAAAGATTATGGCAACGAAGAAATTAATATGAGGAACGCTGTTTTGCGTTTTCAAAGTGAACATAATCTTACAGTAGATGGGATTTTTGGTGAAATATCTTATAAAGCTCTAGAAAAAAGGCTCGAGGATGAAAATTATCAATATTCTGATATTATTACTACTCCTCCCACCAATAAGGAGTGGATAGCCATTAACAAAACCAAAAGAATTCTCACCTATTATAAAGGGGATCAGGTAATTAAAAAATATCCTATTGCCCAAGGAAGAGACTCCTCCTATACGCCAGAAGGAAAATATACTATTGTTAACAAAATAGTAAACCCAAGGTGGGGAGGTGCTGGAATAGCCGCTCCAGTGGCAGGAGGTTCTCCTAACAATCCCTTAGGCTATCGATGGATGGGTTTAAACCTAAAAGGGGGAGGCTCCTATGGAATTCATGGCAACAACCAGCCAAAATCCATAGGTACAAATGCTTCCTTAGGATGTGTTCGAATGATTAACTCAGATGTAGCAGAGTTATTCGAGATGGTAAAACTCCATACACCTGTATGGATAGGCACCCACGAGCAGTTGAAGGAGTGGGGAGTACATAATAAGAATTATTTGAATGAGTAGTGTGTAAGTGCAATAATATTCTTAAGTTTTTGTTTTATGGTTTATTTTAAGGTAATCGGATTTGTGTAAATGCGATTGCCACTTAGGGATTTGAACTACTCAATCACTCTGCATAGCGGTGTAGGGTGATTATAGTATAATAAAAACCACCTGCAATCATTGCAGAGTGGTTTTTATTATACTATAATCTATTGCCTAATAAATAAAAACAAGTTTCAAGTCTTTATAGGTAATTATATACTTAGCATTTTACCGCTAACTTTAAAAAAGTAAGGAATTTTTTAAAATACAAAAAATTCAGAATAAATGAAATTTTGTTATATCTATAATTTATTCTTTAAAACAATAACAATAAAAAGGAGAATTGGATAATGAAAAAATTTCCAGAAGAAAATTGTTTTTTTTTAGAAAAATTATTGAGATATTACCTTAAAAACGGAAGACAATGTTCTGATGAAATGACACTGAAAGAATTGCTTGATTCTTATGGAAAATCTATGAAAACTTCAAAATCAAAAAGTCGCAACGCTCAATAATATGTAAAATTTTACATAAATTCCAATTATATAGCAGGAATTTATGATTGTATGTAGAAAATTGTAATATACATAGGCAGAAAGTCCTATGTGCATATGAAAGGTTGTGAATCTATTTGCTACTAAAAATAAAGATGGAGCCTATAGCTAATCATCAAGTGATACTTCCTATTGATTATAACCATATTATTCAAGGCTTTATTTATGATTGTTTGAATAAAGACTTATCACAGTTTCTTCACGAAAAAGGTTTTAAATATCATTCGCGTTCCTTTAAAATGTTTACCTTTTCAAGACTAATGGGGGAGTATAAGCTTAATAAAGACAGGGGACAAATAGTTTTTACTGGACCGATGTATTTAGTAATAACCTCGCCAGTTAAGGGGTTCTTTAACTCACTAGCTCATACTTTTCTCATAGGAAATATAGTGCGATTGGGAAATAACAATTTAAAAATCACTTCCCTTGAGGGTGAGCATATAGATGTTGAAAGTGAGGAAATTATCGTACGAACCTTATCTCCTATTGTGGTATATAGTACCCTTCTGCGCCCGGACAATAGAAAATATACCTGTTACTTTCAACCGGGAGATCCTGATTATAACCGACTAATTACAGAAAATCTCAAGAAAAAATACATCTCCTTTTTAAAAACAGAGCCTCCTCAAGGGAGTATTACTGTCAAAACTCTATCTCCATGTAAACAGGTAATCGTTAATTATAAAAAAACAATTATAAAGGGCTATACAGGAAAAATTAAAATTACAGGACCAAGGGAACTACTTAAAATCGCTTTAGAAGCAGGATGTGGAAGTAAGAATGCACAGGGCTTTGGCTTAATTCAGCTAAAAGAACAAAGTAATACACTATTTTTTAAGGACCTATTATTTAAATCCATATAAAATATTATTAACGTTAACTTAAACTATAATTTGTAATCCTGAGGGGAGCAAAGCGAAGTCGAAGGATCTTAGAACCAGAAGGAGTACATCGAAAAAACTTTTTACAGTCTAATTTAGGCACAACAAGATTCTTTGATATGATTTGGATGACAGCTTCAGGTAGTTTTGAAAATAACTTGCTTAAGTTAACTCCTATGTAATTATAAGGAAAGGGGGTAAAAAGATGAATTTAAATCAAGTGACAGCCAGTATAGGAAGAGCCTTTGCTCAAGAACAAGAGATTTTAGATCCTTTATTAAAGCAGCCTAAGAAATTAAAGTCTGATGAAGCAGGCTTTGTGGTCAAATTAGTATTTGATATGTCCAAAGACAGAATCAATTTTAGACTATTCACAAGGCTTACAGAAAATTCTTCTAAAGAATATCGTTATTTTGGTAATAATTCTGCTGCAGGTTTTCAGTATTACATTGTGCGAGAATCAACCGGTCTTCATTATATTTTGACCTCTGCCTTCAGTGATTTATATCAAATTTTGCTTAAGCATAAGAATCAAGAAAAGACAATTGGAAACTTACTAAAACAGCTATCAGATAAAGGATTAATTACTCTAGCTAATAAAAAGGGTCAGGGGCAGATAAACTTAAACAAGTTATTTATAGAGGGTCAGAAGGAAATCAAACTAGACCATGCAAAAAAAAAGATTATACTTGGTGATAATGAATACAGTTATGAAGGGTTTATTCGTTACTTAATAAATGAAGAAAACCGCAAGAATAAGATGGTTTTGGTTGTGCCTACTATTATTGATGAAAGTGGAAATGAAGTCGTTCTATCTCAGCATTCAGATTATGAAGAAATAGTGGTGAAAGAAAATAATCTTGGGGACGATGGAGAAGAGAAGGAACAGAAGGTTAATGGAATAGAACGAATATGTCACCTATGTGGAAGCAAACGTAAAGATGTGTTGAGCAGCTATAGTGCAAAATTTAGTAGAAGTGGTATCAATAAAGTATTTACTACGACCACCATTAACACATCTTCCTTTAATAAGAAGTACAGCTGTGACGACAGCTACGGCATATGCAAAACCTGTTATAAACACTTGTTGGCTGGTGAAAAAATTATTAGCAGTAAATTTAATTCAAGAATTGCCAATGAAAATGTTTTTATTATTCCGGAGGGATTAACAACAGATTTTAACTATGAGCGAGTTCAGGAAATTCACAAGGATATTGACATGGCCTTTCATCCCCAAAAAGCACTGAAATGGTTGAAGGGGTTAGATTATGCTTATCGGCAAAAAGTAAAAGGCTATAGTGCTAATATGGTTTTCTATAGAAGCGATGGAACTTCTCTTTCAATATTACAAACCATTGAAGAAATTCCAGTCATACGATTGGTCAATGTAGCTGATGTTATTGATGAAAATAGAGAAAAGTTAGAAGGACATGTTCATCATTTTACTTTAGGAAACATCTATTCTCTTGTTCCTGTAAGAACTAATAAAT includes:
- a CDS encoding cytidyltransferase encodes the protein MNTLQSQKVYSELCTILLDKDFLEEHPIKKELIKKHLENPNFIHNLEAMLVENNYTCAAVFELCKDMLQALWGDNSPSHPLHYIYQFSLSLSFPDSVEITLNTKLNEGCYLYLKALRVISQYEKLFDHGTFESKFPLNLLTKAEEDPLMNLHEYHAFLHAFHDEYIYEMMKLNYEVVGHNTLAHICGVHYLSVFIAKQLLNKEVPLDLGRVSGAAAGHDIGKFGCRSSESKRVAYLHYYYTDQWFKNHNIPYIGHIALNHSVWDLELENLSIESLLLIYSDFRIKNMTAENGLQEMQMISLKDAFETILNKLDQVDEAKEKRYHRVYMKLKDFEDALMDMGINVDPLVVIQDDLSEEKKHYPIMQGKKISNHLKYIAIRHNINLMYKLRDETSLNEIIEVARAEQDAKVIREYLDIFQEYSTYLTQKQKIIAMKFLYEKLTHPEEDIRKQCASIIGAMITIFDENYRKEIPEGLSLVKPEITSSEILDQYIKLLLYPNHKVIPLHRRWVRYNIGILAASLFNKSSQQQIEEYRSVLLKYYDDLEQYEEEVKIVLMEVLKYIPLDPHTPALDTVVNYIMQTLQSDYKNIRISALDTLSHLLQYVSKESEAYRKIEKFLCEVQYTALPAENFLHYKMAKALSLDDAIIENILSFHYQDISKISDMFLDNLKTETSWIIKKFHVELLMEYTLKDAIIDKFYIAMHFCNLLKVSAVETVRCEAGEALVKVFHHLPMEQRNDIAVELLRTLEIEGAQFTKYIPSFLGQIIIYLKPVELDEIIEDVIEKIKHADTQINSLLLKTIGVFITNYPKYKETFKENQEIYEQRLSKLLGILLNGLVHHNLQIKQVSFSVIGKDVFGTDTLTLEEKYYIFQLVAKKILTLLTDAEESELLFLTNSAGLNHIYRFIADYRFLYKDIEIKTSNKVAFFPGSFDPFTLGHKEIAKAIRDLGFEVYLAVDEFSWSKRTQPSMIRKNIIHMSIADEMNMYIYPEDFPVNLANPEDLHRLKTSFYPSDVYMVVGSDVILNASAYKNPTVEGNITTFPHIIFERRSEDLGDEKVLDLEKSLENIQQPVIKLNLPPQYEDISSTQIRNYIDENRDISNLIDPLSQKYIYSNNLYRREPQYKSLIQTVSIDIDVRHNFNYELINTLASGFHKNYQRAFSSIEKIGQQPNSHIVLIRDVKENGKILAYSLFHWIPSDLIYQEFKDSRISQCIREGYTGRIILIDGIFVRQDAKQDDLYEIILSETMAYCLKNDYGYGIFANKIENPTSPELLEVLKLSGFQELPCPQGSPPVLTVNMINPCTLSLDIQTLIKEPFRSNEHVKSIVAATRKRLQRALVNLYPGHLLLSLDRDLVEEALVKKICRENEVPPVPLQPRKLGPSMCVPFGNILNRAIVPNTVTKTLHTEKMFNPDIREFTVGPFPYYLDLVKQARMIHSFNRPVILVDDLLNKGYRMRVLDPILKKENIQVKKIIVGMLSGRGKELMEIQNRSADSPYFIPKLRLWFNEALLYPFIGGDTLWRGVYPKKNILPSINLILPYTSLTFIKEANDTDLYNFSLICIKNALDILKVLEITYQKINERKLTLSLLGEVFLYPRSPDLGKNMYYDFNINPSTHLEKDLELLKRLEYSFTTSYRGR
- a CDS encoding L,D-transpeptidase family protein encodes the protein MLAQILSLCIATTMLTPTVADTVENYSIEMEEDIVIQEEYDFIAPEDVLEEILEEVLEEAEKEVIEVEIEVLEDIEIEVEKEKIDYKVVLKEIGYYKKDYGNEEINMRNAVLRFQSEHNLTVDGIFGEISYKALEKRLEDENYQYSDIITTPPTNKEWIAINKTKRILTYYKGDQVIKKYPIAQGRDSSYTPEGKYTIVNKIVNPRWGGAGIAAPVAGGSPNNPLGYRWMGLNLKGGGSYGIHGNNQPKSIGTNASLGCVRMINSDVAELFEMVKLHTPVWIGTHEQLKEWGVHNKNYLNE
- the cas6 gene encoding CRISPR-associated endoribonuclease Cas6, encoding MLLKIKMEPIANHQVILPIDYNHIIQGFIYDCLNKDLSQFLHEKGFKYHSRSFKMFTFSRLMGEYKLNKDRGQIVFTGPMYLVITSPVKGFFNSLAHTFLIGNIVRLGNNNLKITSLEGEHIDVESEEIIVRTLSPIVVYSTLLRPDNRKYTCYFQPGDPDYNRLITENLKKKYISFLKTEPPQGSITVKTLSPCKQVIVNYKKTIIKGYTGKIKITGPRELLKIALEAGCGSKNAQGFGLIQLKEQSNTLFFKDLLFKSI